In Camelina sativa cultivar DH55 chromosome 16, Cs, whole genome shotgun sequence, a single window of DNA contains:
- the LOC104750887 gene encoding probable polygalacturonase At1g80170, whose protein sequence is MNKPFVISLLALFMVVSYGAPGSTMYRELDILGKHENLDVPEDEIDDNVTFFDFSSFTSQYSGKNLVNVDSFGAAGDGVSDDTQAFISAWNMACSAPNSVLLVPQGRQYLVNATKFDGPCQEKLIIQIDGTIVAPDEPSQWDPKFQRVWLQFSKLQGTVFQGNGVIDGSGTKWWAASCKKNKSNPCVGAPTALTIYSSSNVYVRGITIRNSQQMHLIIARSNTVRISRVMVTSPGDSPNTDGIHITASTDVVVQDSKISTGDDCVSIVNGSSKIKMKRIYCGPGHGISIGSLGQGHSTGTVSAVVLDTAYLKNTTNGLRIKTWQGGNGYVKGVRFENVKMQDVANPIIIDQFYCDSPSTCQNQTSAVHISEIMYRNITGTTKSSKAIKFACSDAVPCNHIVLNNVNLEGNDGKVEAYCNSAEGFGYGVVHPSADCLYSHDDKDLDQTHKHFAEETDQNAHDEL, encoded by the exons ATGAATAAGCCCTTCGTTATTTCCCTGCTTGCTCTGTTTATGGTAGTTTCTTATGGAGCTCCAGGAAGCACAATGTACAGGGAACTTGACATTCTTGGGAAGCATGAGAACCTCGATGTCCCTGAGGATGAGATTGACGATAATGTGACCTTCTTTGATTTCTCGTCGTTTACTAGCCAATATTCTGGTAAGAATCTGGTGAATGTGGATAGCTTTGGCGCTGCTGGAGATGGAGTTTCTGATGATACTCAG GCATTTATAAGCGCTTGGAACATGGCCTGCTCTGCTCCGAACTCTGTCTTATTGGTTCCACAAGGACGTCAATATTTAGTAAATGCGACGAAATTCGATGGTCCATGTCAAGAAAAATTGATAATTCAG ATTGATGGAACCATCGTGGCACCAGATGAGCCTAGCCAATGGGACCCTAAATTTCAAAGGGTTTGGCTCCAATTTTCTAAACTACAAGGAACTGTATTCCAAGGGAATGGAGTTATAGATGGTTCTGGTACCAAATGGTGGGCTGCTTCTTGCAAAAAGAACAAGTCTAAC cCTTGCGTAGGCGCACCAACG gCACTAACTATATATTCAAGTTCAAATGTTTATGTGAGAGGCATAACAATCCGGAACAGCCAACAAATGCATTTGATCATAGCTCGATCAAACACAGTTCGAATCTCTAGAGTTATGGTCACATCTCCAGGAGATAGTCCCAACACCGATGGAATTCATATAACCGCATCTACTGATGTTGTAGTCCAAGACAGTAAAATCAGCACAG GAGATGATTGTGTCTCAATTGTAAATGGAAGCTCGAAGATAAAGATGAAGAGAATCTATTGTGGACCAGGACATGGTATCAG CATTGGAAGCCTTGGACAAGGACATTCGACAGGAACCGTCTCTGCAGTTGTGTTGGACACTGCGTATCTAAAGAACACAACTAATGGTCTAAGAATCAAGACATGGCAG GGTGGTAATGGTTACGTAAAGGGTGTACGTTTCGAGAACGTAAAAATGCAGGACGTTGCAAATCCGATTATAATCGATCAATTCTACTGCGATTCTCCATCAACTTGTCAAAACCAG ACATCGGCGGTTCACATAAGCGAGATAATGTACAGGAACATAACCGGAACCACAAAAAGCTCGAAAGCCATCAAATTCGCATGCAGTGACGCAGTCCCTTGTAATCACATTGTTCTCAACAACGTCAATTTGGAAGGCAATGATGGAAAAGTAGAAGCATATTGTAACTCTGCTGAAGGGTTTGGTTATGGCGTGGTTCATCCTTCTGCTGATTGTCTGTATTCTCACGACGACAAGGACTTAGACCAAACTCATAAGCATTTCGCAGAAGAAACTGATCAAAATGCTCACGACGAGCTTTAA